From Synchiropus splendidus isolate RoL2022-P1 chromosome 10, RoL_Sspl_1.0, whole genome shotgun sequence, the proteins below share one genomic window:
- the LOC128766385 gene encoding claudin-10-like, with the protein MGYRTVVMYMEIGCFVVCVAGWILVCSTMPTEIWTWSEVDSIVLTTSNYFSNLWKDCISDSTGVSDCKGIPSMLALNWDIHMCRALIIICIILAFFASILVLVGMKCTKLGGSEVANARVTFAGGMNYLIGGMCSMVAFSFYGNKIRSEFQDPNFRAQKFEIGVGVFIGWGGSTLLVVGGLIFSIFAGREGCRSSSDRDRYQAYQIPPAYAVAPTQTGRSDSRKSKTISSTASSFSGISSITRTTSTNSYV; encoded by the exons ATGGGCTACCGCACCGTGGTCATGTACATGGAGATCGGCTGCTTCGTGGTGTGCGTGGCCGGCTGGATCCTGGTCTGCTCCACCATGCCCACCGAGATCTGGACCTGGTCCGAGGTGGACAGCATCGTGCTGACCACCTCCAACTACTTCTCCAACCTGTGGAAGGACTGCATCTCCGACTCCACCGGAGTCTCCGACTGCAAAGGGATTCCATCGATGCTAGCGCTCAACT GGGACATCCACATGTGCCGCGctctcatcatcatctgcaTCATTCTGGCGTTTTTTGCCTCCATCCTGGTGCTGGTGGGCATGAAGTGCACCAAGCTcggggggtcagaggtcgccaACGCTCGAGTGACGTTTGCCGGGGGGATGAACTACCTGATCGGAG GAATGTGCTCCATGGTCGCCTTCTCCTTTTATGGAAACAAAATCAGATCTGAATTTCAGGACCCAAATTTCAGAGCGCAGAA GTTTGAAATCGGGGTGGGCGTGTTCATTGGCTGGGGGGGCTCCACGCTGCTGGTGGTGGGCGGGCTCATCTTCAGCATCTTCGCCGGCAGAGAAGGCTGCCGCTCCAG CTCAGACAGAGACAGGTACCAGGCCTACCAGATCCCACCGGCCTACGCGGTCGCCCCCACGCAGACGGGGAGGAGCGACAGCCGCAAGTCCAAGACCATCAGCAGCACGGCCTCCAGCTTCTCTGGGATAAGCAGCATCACCAGGACCACGTCCACCAACTCTTACGTCTGA